A stretch of Cupriavidus necator DNA encodes these proteins:
- a CDS encoding TfoX/Sxy family protein — MATRRPDPFIEHLLELMGPLAARIGPITAKRMFGGHGLFYDGLMFALVSRGTCYLKADDATRGKFEAEGSEPFRYQSAKREVTMRHYLSLPPAALESPGAMTPWAKLAVEAALRLGNAG, encoded by the coding sequence ATGGCCACGCGCCGCCCCGATCCCTTCATCGAACATCTGCTCGAGCTGATGGGGCCGCTGGCGGCGCGCATCGGTCCCATTACGGCCAAGCGCATGTTTGGCGGCCATGGTCTGTTCTATGACGGGCTGATGTTTGCGCTGGTGTCGCGAGGCACCTGCTACCTGAAGGCGGATGACGCCACGCGCGGCAAGTTCGAGGCCGAGGGCAGCGAACCCTTCCGCTACCAGTCGGCAAAGCGTGAGGTCACCATGCGCCACTACCTGAGCCTGCCGCCGGCGGCGCTGGAATCGCCCGGCGCGATGACGCCATGGGCGAAGCTGGCGGTGGAGGCGGCGCTGCGGCTGGGGAATGCGGGCTGA
- a CDS encoding Mut7-C RNAse domain-containing protein, protein MVTATFRFYEELNDFLAPDQRRRDLSCACARAATVKHMIEALGVPHTEVELILVNGESSGFERQLCDGDRVSVYPKFERLDVSPLLRVREQPLRVMRFVADAHLGGLAHLLRMTGFDTLYDNHFEDSEIERIAVDQGRVVLTRDRELLKRRGITHGCYVRAIKSQLQVREIFARLDLARSARPFSLCLDCNAPLRSLDAAGAAGRVPQGVLERHRSFVTCDQCRRVFWEGSHWRCMRALVDELVRRDEAKQG, encoded by the coding sequence ATGGTCACCGCCACCTTCCGCTTCTACGAGGAACTGAACGACTTCCTCGCGCCGGACCAGCGCCGGCGTGACTTGTCCTGCGCCTGCGCGCGCGCCGCCACGGTCAAGCACATGATCGAGGCGCTTGGCGTGCCGCATACCGAAGTCGAGCTGATCCTGGTCAATGGCGAATCGTCCGGGTTCGAGCGGCAGCTGTGCGATGGCGACCGGGTCTCGGTCTATCCCAAGTTCGAACGGCTCGACGTGTCCCCGCTGCTGCGGGTACGCGAGCAGCCGCTGCGGGTGATGCGCTTTGTCGCCGACGCGCACCTGGGCGGCCTGGCGCACCTGCTGCGCATGACCGGCTTCGACACCCTCTACGACAACCATTTCGAAGACAGCGAGATCGAGCGCATCGCCGTCGACCAGGGCCGCGTCGTGCTGACGCGCGACCGCGAGCTGCTCAAGCGCCGCGGCATCACCCACGGCTGCTATGTGCGCGCGATCAAGTCGCAACTGCAGGTGCGGGAGATCTTTGCGCGGCTGGACCTGGCGCGCAGCGCACGGCCGTTTTCGCTATGCCTGGACTGCAATGCGCCGCTGCGCTCGCTGGATGCGGCGGGTGCGGCCGGGCGCGTGCCGCAAGGGGTGCTGGAGCGCCATCGCAGCTTTGTCACCTGCGACCAGTGCCGGCGCGTGTTCTGGGAGGGCTCGCACTGGCGCTGCATGCGTGCGCTGGTGGACGAGCTGGTGCGGCGCGACGAGGCCAAGCAAGGTTAG
- a CDS encoding FAD-dependent oxidoreductase: protein MTAVQSFDVAILGAGLAGRLAAWQLVRSGARVALVERAGPDGAGSAAYVAAAMLAPLAESAIAERRIVDLGIASVDLWRAWLAELPEPVFFQEDGTLVVWHARDRAEMSLFTSRVRAVAPPELVSQRLRALDGKGVGEVEPALAGRFPQGLLLAGEGQLDNRGALRALLSCAVSEGVHCVWEAGEVDAESLPKLGIRADVVLDCRGLGARSAWPAQPGGDKPGLRGLRGEVVRVHAPDVRLHRPVRLLHPRYPIYIAPKPNDLYVIGATELESEDDSPMSVRSALELLSAAHSLHPAFGEARVLELNVQRRPTRPDHLPAIRVDQRARVVRVNGLYRHGFLIAPAVTEAACAVVGALLKGDPAAHAVPAALRWPGMIEAVTEAPAAATMAAPGGLLH, encoded by the coding sequence ATGACAGCAGTGCAGTCGTTTGACGTCGCCATTCTCGGGGCCGGTCTTGCCGGGCGCCTGGCCGCCTGGCAACTGGTACGCAGCGGCGCCCGCGTGGCGCTGGTGGAGCGGGCCGGTCCGGACGGCGCGGGCTCGGCCGCCTATGTGGCTGCGGCCATGCTGGCGCCGCTGGCGGAATCGGCCATCGCCGAGCGCCGCATCGTCGACCTGGGCATCGCCAGTGTCGACCTGTGGCGCGCGTGGCTGGCCGAATTGCCTGAGCCGGTCTTCTTCCAGGAGGACGGCACGCTGGTGGTCTGGCATGCGCGCGACCGTGCCGAGATGTCGCTGTTCACCAGCCGCGTGCGCGCGGTGGCGCCGCCCGAACTGGTGTCGCAGCGGCTGCGCGCGCTGGACGGCAAGGGCGTGGGCGAAGTCGAGCCCGCGCTGGCGGGCCGCTTCCCGCAGGGCCTGCTGCTGGCCGGCGAAGGCCAGCTCGACAACCGTGGCGCGCTGCGCGCGCTGTTGTCGTGCGCGGTCAGCGAAGGCGTGCATTGCGTCTGGGAGGCTGGCGAGGTCGATGCCGAATCGCTGCCCAAGCTCGGCATCCGTGCCGACGTGGTGCTGGATTGCCGCGGCCTGGGCGCGCGCTCGGCCTGGCCCGCACAGCCGGGCGGCGACAAGCCGGGCCTGCGCGGCCTGCGCGGCGAAGTGGTGCGCGTGCATGCGCCCGACGTCAGGCTGCATCGGCCGGTGCGGCTGCTGCATCCGCGCTACCCGATCTATATCGCGCCCAAGCCCAACGACCTGTACGTGATCGGTGCCACCGAGCTGGAAAGCGAGGATGATTCGCCCATGAGCGTGCGTTCCGCGCTGGAGCTGCTGTCGGCGGCGCATTCACTGCATCCCGCCTTCGGCGAGGCCCGCGTGCTGGAACTGAACGTGCAGCGGCGCCCGACGCGGCCCGACCACCTGCCGGCGATCCGCGTGGACCAGCGCGCGCGCGTGGTGCGCGTCAACGGCTTGTACCGGCATGGCTTTCTGATTGCGCCGGCGGTGACCGAGGCCGCGTGCGCGGTGGTTGGCGCGCTGCTCAAGGGCGATCCCGCGGCCCATGCCGTGCCGGCCGCGCTGCGCTGGCCTGGCATGATCGAAGCCGTGACCGAAGCGCCCGCTGCCGCTACCATGGCCGCACCCGGCGGGCTGCTGCACTAA
- a CDS encoding phage holin family protein, whose protein sequence is MRLLVVWIINAVALFVLPYIISSIHIQSFGSAMLAALVLGLVNTLIRPILVILTLPVTLLTLGLFIFVINALLFLFVGNLLSGFTVGGFWAALLGSILYSVISWLLASLLLGERTA, encoded by the coding sequence ATGAGATTACTGGTCGTCTGGATCATCAACGCTGTTGCGCTGTTCGTGCTGCCATACATCATCTCGTCGATCCACATCCAGAGCTTTGGCTCGGCGATGCTGGCGGCGCTGGTGCTGGGCCTGGTCAATACGCTGATCCGTCCGATCCTGGTGATCCTGACGCTGCCGGTCACGCTGCTGACGCTGGGGCTGTTTATCTTCGTCATCAACGCGCTGCTGTTCCTGTTTGTCGGCAACCTGCTGTCGGGCTTTACCGTCGGCGGTTTCTGGGCGGCCCTGCTGGGCTCCATCCTGTACAGCGTGATCTCGTGGCTGCTGGCCAGCCTGCTGCTGGGCGAACGCACCGCCTGA
- a CDS encoding PaaI family thioesterase, translating to MSSQTAPEITPVAPGTPEKPYFGIDVPLMRYFGLQPELIEEGYCRTRLPAHPSLVNSRGDVHGGTLMATLDFTLSGAARSHAPLETGVITIDMSTHFLAAARGELTLEARCLRRGARIAFCEGEVKDAAGTVVCVARAAFKLVPLSAGGN from the coding sequence ATGTCCAGCCAGACCGCCCCCGAAATCACCCCCGTCGCCCCCGGCACGCCCGAGAAGCCCTACTTCGGCATCGACGTGCCGCTGATGCGCTATTTCGGCCTGCAGCCGGAGCTTATCGAGGAGGGCTATTGCCGCACGCGGCTGCCGGCGCACCCGTCGCTGGTCAACAGCCGCGGCGATGTGCATGGCGGCACGCTGATGGCGACGCTGGACTTCACCCTGAGCGGCGCCGCGCGCTCGCATGCGCCGCTGGAAACCGGCGTGATCACGATCGACATGTCCACGCATTTCCTGGCGGCAGCGCGCGGCGAGCTGACGCTGGAGGCGCGCTGCCTGCGCCGCGGCGCGCGCATTGCATTCTGCGAGGGCGAGGTCAAGGATGCTGCCGGCACCGTGGTGTGCGTGGCGCGGGCCGCGTTCAAGCTGGTGCCGCTGTCCGCCGGCGGCAACTGA
- the ahcY gene encoding adenosylhomocysteinase: MNAVTDLKQDYLVADINLAGWGRKEIAIAETEMPGLMAIRDEFAAAQPLKGARIAGSLHMTIQTAVLIETLKALGADVRWASCNIFSTQDHAAAAIAAGGTPVFAFKGESLKEYWDFTHRIFDWADGGTPNMILDDGGDATLLLHLGARAEKDQSVIAKATSEEETYLFAAIKEKLAKDPSWYSRNLAAIRGVTEETTTGVHRLYQMAQKGELRFPAINVNDSVTKSKFDNLYGCRESLVDGIKRATDVMIAGKVAIVAGYGDVGKGSAQALRALSAQVWVTEIDPICALQAAMEGYRVVTMDYAAEHGDIFVTCTGNYHVITHDHMAKMKDQAIVCNIGHFDNEIDIASIEKYEWDEIKPQVDHVKFPDGKKLIILAKGRLVNLGCATGHPSYVMSSSFANQTIAQIELWQERDSGKYPVGVYTLPKHLDEKVARLQLRKLNAQLTELTEQQAAYIGVKKEGPYKADHYRY; the protein is encoded by the coding sequence ATGAACGCTGTGACCGACCTGAAGCAAGACTACCTCGTCGCCGACATCAACCTGGCCGGCTGGGGCCGCAAGGAAATCGCCATTGCCGAGACCGAGATGCCCGGCCTGATGGCGATCCGCGACGAATTCGCAGCGGCGCAGCCGCTCAAGGGCGCGCGCATTGCCGGCTCGCTGCACATGACGATCCAGACCGCCGTGCTGATCGAGACGCTCAAGGCACTGGGCGCCGACGTGCGCTGGGCCTCGTGCAACATCTTCTCGACGCAGGACCACGCCGCTGCCGCGATCGCCGCAGGCGGCACGCCCGTGTTCGCGTTCAAGGGCGAATCGCTGAAGGAATACTGGGACTTCACCCACCGCATCTTCGACTGGGCGGACGGCGGCACCCCCAACATGATCCTGGATGACGGCGGCGACGCCACGCTGCTGCTGCACCTGGGCGCGCGCGCCGAGAAGGACCAGTCCGTGATCGCCAAGGCCACCAGCGAGGAAGAAACCTACCTGTTCGCCGCGATCAAGGAAAAGCTGGCCAAGGACCCGAGCTGGTACAGCCGCAACCTGGCAGCCATCCGCGGCGTGACCGAGGAAACCACCACCGGCGTGCACCGCCTGTACCAGATGGCCCAGAAGGGCGAACTGCGCTTCCCGGCCATCAACGTCAACGACTCGGTGACCAAGAGCAAGTTCGACAACCTGTACGGCTGCCGCGAGTCGCTGGTGGACGGCATCAAGCGCGCCACCGACGTGATGATCGCCGGCAAGGTTGCCATCGTGGCCGGCTACGGCGACGTGGGCAAGGGCAGCGCACAGGCGCTGCGCGCGCTGTCGGCCCAGGTGTGGGTGACCGAGATCGACCCGATCTGCGCGCTGCAGGCCGCGATGGAAGGCTACCGCGTGGTGACCATGGACTACGCCGCCGAGCATGGCGATATCTTCGTCACCTGCACCGGCAACTACCATGTCATCACCCATGACCACATGGCGAAGATGAAGGACCAGGCCATCGTCTGCAATATCGGCCACTTCGACAACGAGATCGACATCGCCTCGATCGAGAAGTACGAATGGGATGAGATCAAGCCGCAGGTCGATCACGTCAAGTTCCCGGACGGCAAGAAGCTGATCATCCTGGCCAAGGGCCGCCTGGTGAACCTGGGCTGCGCCACCGGCCACCCGTCGTACGTGATGAGCAGCTCGTTCGCCAACCAGACCATCGCCCAGATCGAACTCTGGCAGGAACGCGACAGCGGCAAGTACCCGGTCGGCGTCTACACGCTGCCCAAGCACCTGGACGAGAAGGTGGCGCGCCTGCAGCTGCGCAAGCTGAACGCGCAGCTGACCGAGCTGACCGAACAGCAGGCCGCGTACATCGGCGTGAAGAAGGAAGGCCCGTACAAGGCCGACCACTACCGCTACTGA
- the thiD gene encoding bifunctional hydroxymethylpyrimidine kinase/phosphomethylpyrimidine kinase, which translates to MIPTPPRTLTIAGSDSGGGAGIQADLKTFSALGCFGMSAITAITAQNTLGVTGVHAIPADMVAAQIDAVASDIGMDAAKTGMLGTAAIVEAVAAAADRHGISKLVVDPVMISTSGATLSDDATTQAMVRLLFPRALLVTPNLPEASYLLGRRITRRAEMEQAAADLIAMGCPAVLLKGGHLEDGAAAGGLDDLLMLADGSVRVFTHPRVDTRNLHGTGCTLAAAIAAQLARGDALEPAVGTALDYVAQAIAAGAGLRLGAGNGPLNHLFAPRALG; encoded by the coding sequence ATGATCCCAACGCCACCCCGTACCCTGACCATCGCCGGTTCCGACTCCGGCGGCGGCGCCGGCATCCAGGCCGACCTGAAGACCTTTTCCGCGCTGGGTTGCTTCGGCATGAGCGCCATCACCGCGATCACCGCGCAGAACACGCTGGGCGTGACCGGCGTGCACGCCATTCCCGCCGACATGGTGGCCGCGCAGATCGATGCCGTGGCCAGCGATATCGGCATGGACGCGGCCAAGACCGGCATGCTGGGCACCGCCGCCATCGTCGAGGCCGTGGCCGCGGCGGCTGACCGGCACGGCATCAGCAAGCTGGTGGTGGACCCGGTGATGATCTCGACCTCGGGCGCGACGCTGTCCGATGACGCCACCACGCAGGCGATGGTGCGGCTGCTGTTCCCGCGCGCGCTGCTGGTCACGCCCAACCTGCCCGAGGCTTCCTACCTGCTGGGCCGCAGGATCACGCGCCGTGCGGAGATGGAACAGGCCGCCGCCGACCTGATCGCGATGGGCTGCCCCGCGGTGCTGCTCAAGGGCGGCCACCTGGAAGACGGTGCCGCCGCCGGCGGCCTGGATGACCTGCTGATGCTGGCCGACGGCAGCGTGCGCGTGTTCACGCATCCGCGTGTCGATACCCGCAACCTGCACGGCACCGGCTGCACGCTGGCCGCCGCGATTGCCGCGCAGCTTGCGCGCGGCGATGCGCTGGAGCCGGCGGTGGGCACGGCGCTGGACTACGTGGCGCAGGCCATCGCGGCGGGCGCGGGGCTGCGGCTGGGTGCCGGCAACGGCCCGCTGAACCATTTGTTCGCGCCGCGCGCGCTGGGTTGA
- the metF gene encoding methylenetetrahydrofolate reductase [NAD(P)H], which produces MQDRYFSFEFFPPKTAEGTEKLRNTRAQLAPLKPKYISVTFGAGGTTQQGTLDAVLEIQREGIEAAPHLSCVGSSRESIRAILQQYRDGGIRHIVALRGDMPSGMGEIGEFRYANELVEFIRAETGDWFNIEVAAYPEYHPQAKSPRHDLENFVRKVKAGANSAITQYFYNADAYFRFVDDVRATGLEVPIVPGIMPITNYTQLMRFSESCGAEVPRWVAKRLESFGDDRESIRAFGLDVVTALCERLLAAGVPGLHFYTLNAAGATKAIWQRLKL; this is translated from the coding sequence ATGCAAGACCGCTACTTCAGCTTTGAATTCTTCCCGCCCAAGACGGCGGAGGGCACGGAGAAACTGCGCAACACGCGTGCGCAGCTGGCCCCGCTCAAGCCCAAGTACATCTCGGTGACGTTCGGCGCCGGCGGCACCACGCAGCAGGGCACGCTGGACGCGGTGCTGGAAATCCAGCGCGAAGGCATCGAGGCCGCGCCGCACCTGTCGTGCGTGGGCTCGTCGCGCGAGAGCATCCGCGCTATCCTGCAGCAGTACCGCGACGGCGGCATCCGCCATATCGTCGCGCTGCGCGGCGACATGCCCTCGGGCATGGGCGAGATCGGCGAGTTCCGCTACGCCAACGAACTGGTCGAGTTTATCCGTGCCGAGACCGGCGACTGGTTCAACATCGAAGTCGCGGCCTACCCGGAGTACCACCCGCAGGCCAAGTCTCCGCGCCACGATCTCGAGAACTTCGTGCGCAAGGTCAAGGCCGGCGCCAACTCGGCGATCACGCAGTATTTCTACAACGCTGACGCCTACTTCCGCTTTGTCGATGACGTGCGCGCGACGGGCCTCGAGGTGCCGATCGTGCCGGGCATCATGCCGATCACCAACTACACGCAGCTGATGCGCTTCTCCGAGTCGTGCGGCGCCGAAGTGCCGCGCTGGGTGGCCAAGCGGCTGGAGAGCTTTGGCGACGACCGCGAATCGATCCGCGCCTTCGGCCTGGACGTGGTCACCGCGCTGTGCGAGCGCCTGCTCGCAGCGGGCGTGCCGGGCCTGCACTTCTACACGCTCAATGCCGCCGGCGCCACCAAGGCGATCTGGCAGCGCCTGAAGCTGTAA
- a CDS encoding GNAT family N-acetyltransferase: MAAAAHIRLAAADEVPRLADIELAAAALFPDTDLPALLRLVSTPEPVLAAAQREARLWVAERDGELAGFALASRNGECAYLDEMDVHPDHGRRGIGRALVGAVQGWARAGGSHSLNLTTFAHLPWNAPFYASLGFRQLRDDELCPLLADALAAQRAAGLRQRVAMRQVL, translated from the coding sequence ATGGCTGCTGCTGCGCACATCCGCCTGGCAGCGGCGGACGAGGTGCCGCGCCTGGCCGATATCGAACTGGCCGCCGCGGCGCTCTTCCCTGATACGGACCTGCCGGCACTGCTGCGCCTGGTCAGCACGCCCGAGCCGGTGCTGGCCGCCGCGCAGCGCGAAGCGCGCCTGTGGGTAGCCGAGCGCGATGGGGAACTGGCCGGCTTTGCGCTGGCCAGCCGCAACGGCGAGTGCGCCTACCTCGATGAAATGGATGTGCACCCCGACCACGGGCGCCGCGGCATTGGGCGGGCGCTGGTAGGGGCGGTGCAGGGCTGGGCGCGGGCGGGGGGATCGCACTCGCTCAACCTGACCACGTTTGCCCACCTGCCCTGGAATGCGCCGTTCTATGCATCGCTCGGGTTTCGCCAGTTGCGTGACGACGAGCTGTGTCCGCTGCTGGCCGATGCATTGGCGGCGCAGCGTGCTGCGGGGCTGCGGCAGCGGGTGGCGATGCGGCAGGTGCTCTGA
- the thiS gene encoding sulfur carrier protein ThiS: MEILLNGRPLALADSATLADAVSAAQIAPPFAAAVNGQFVPRGAHANTILAAGDRIDLVQPVTGG, translated from the coding sequence ATGGAAATCCTGCTCAACGGCCGACCGCTCGCCCTTGCCGATTCCGCCACGCTGGCGGACGCGGTGAGCGCGGCGCAGATCGCGCCCCCCTTTGCCGCGGCGGTCAACGGCCAGTTCGTGCCGCGCGGCGCCCACGCCAACACCATTCTTGCGGCCGGCGACCGCATCGACCTCGTGCAACCCGTGACGGGAGGCTGA
- a CDS encoding PGDYG domain-containing protein produces the protein MPMLADIDLRSDPAAAFYLKHEVVDVVFATEPGELISREGPNRYQPGDALITSRGGDRWCVSRDRFDPKYEAVPPLAHGQDGAYRNKPIPVLAREMHEAFSIARSAGGDVLHGKPGDWLMQYAPGDYGITERARFEQVYRPLQD, from the coding sequence ATGCCGATGCTGGCCGATATCGACCTGCGCAGCGACCCGGCTGCCGCGTTCTACCTCAAGCATGAAGTTGTCGACGTGGTGTTCGCCACCGAACCCGGCGAGCTGATCAGCCGCGAGGGACCCAACCGCTACCAACCTGGCGATGCGCTGATCACCAGCCGCGGCGGCGACCGCTGGTGCGTCTCGCGCGACCGCTTCGACCCCAAATACGAGGCCGTGCCGCCGCTGGCGCACGGCCAGGACGGCGCCTACCGCAACAAGCCGATCCCGGTACTGGCGCGCGAAATGCACGAGGCCTTCAGCATCGCGCGCAGCGCCGGCGGCGACGTGCTGCACGGCAAGCCGGGCGACTGGCTGATGCAATACGCGCCCGGCGACTATGGCATCACCGAGCGCGCGCGTTTCGAACAGGTGTACCGGCCGCTGCAGGACTGA
- a CDS encoding thiazole synthase, whose amino-acid sequence MTFEPSETLRDPFVLYGESFGSRLLLGTARYPSPATLEAAVQASRPAMITVALRRQGAVGAGEGGQAFWQMLKALDVPVLPNTAGCFTAQEVITTAMMAREVFETPWIKLELIGDDYTLQPDTLNLPAVAETLIKEGFKVLPYCTEDLVLCRRLLDVGCQALMPWAAPIGTGRGAVNPHAMRVLRERLPDTPLIVDAGLGLPSHAAQVLEWGYDGVLLNTAVAQAAYPVNMARAFAQAVEAGRTAYLAGPMPEREVAQASTPVVGMPFWHADSTEQRA is encoded by the coding sequence ATGACATTCGAACCTTCCGAAACCTTGCGCGACCCGTTCGTGCTGTATGGCGAGTCGTTCGGCTCGCGCCTGCTGCTGGGCACCGCGCGCTACCCGTCGCCGGCCACGCTGGAGGCGGCCGTGCAGGCCTCCAGGCCCGCCATGATCACCGTTGCGCTGCGCCGCCAGGGCGCGGTCGGCGCCGGCGAGGGCGGCCAGGCCTTCTGGCAGATGCTCAAGGCGCTGGACGTGCCGGTGCTGCCCAATACCGCCGGCTGCTTCACCGCGCAGGAAGTGATCACCACTGCGATGATGGCGCGCGAGGTCTTCGAAACACCGTGGATCAAGCTGGAGCTGATCGGCGACGACTACACGCTGCAACCCGATACGCTGAACCTGCCGGCCGTGGCCGAGACCCTGATCAAGGAAGGCTTCAAGGTGCTGCCGTACTGCACCGAGGACCTGGTGCTGTGCCGCCGCCTGCTCGACGTGGGCTGCCAGGCGCTGATGCCATGGGCCGCGCCGATCGGCACCGGCCGCGGCGCGGTCAACCCGCACGCGATGCGCGTGCTGCGCGAGCGCCTGCCCGACACGCCGCTGATCGTCGATGCCGGCCTGGGCCTGCCGTCGCATGCGGCGCAGGTGCTGGAGTGGGGCTACGACGGCGTGCTGCTCAATACCGCGGTGGCGCAGGCCGCCTACCCGGTCAATATGGCGCGCGCCTTTGCGCAGGCCGTTGAGGCCGGCCGCACCGCCTACCTGGCCGGGCCGATGCCCGAGCGCGAGGTGGCGCAGGCCAGCACCCCGGTGGTCGGCATGCCGTTCTGGCACGCCGACAGCACGGAGCAGCGCGCATGA
- a CDS encoding thiamine phosphate synthase, with amino-acid sequence MTRRAVHAASDGPLRQAVLEHYGETFGVDDKPWQAWRLADAPAQPGAHDVLLFDGEADAGTIARVAAAGATLIESDREGGQWIDTVRSPMGTWVFSVAADTDQPHSPAFVAVLLASLALHFPAHDALCLARAWEPGSADWPSDFARFPHVRHAALVAPEQAAAPFAPCPALGLYVVVPSAEWIERLAPLNVPTVQLRFKSEDPAAVRAEIARAAKATQGSSSRLFVNDHWQAAIDYRAANGGDQSGIYGIHLGQEDLDDADLDAIRASGLRLGVSTHGYAEMLRVAAIRPSYLALGAIFPTTTKVMPTQPQGMGRFRAYVKLMQPVIPSLVGIGGVNAANMREVLAVGVGSAAVVRAVTEADDVPAAVAQLISLFPAA; translated from the coding sequence ATGACCCGCCGCGCCGTGCATGCCGCCAGCGACGGCCCGCTGCGCCAGGCGGTGCTGGAACACTATGGCGAGACCTTCGGCGTCGATGACAAGCCGTGGCAGGCCTGGCGCCTGGCCGACGCGCCCGCGCAACCCGGCGCCCACGACGTGCTGCTGTTCGACGGCGAAGCCGACGCAGGCACGATCGCGCGCGTCGCCGCCGCGGGCGCCACGCTGATCGAGAGCGATCGCGAGGGCGGCCAGTGGATCGACACCGTGCGCTCGCCGATGGGCACGTGGGTCTTCTCCGTCGCCGCCGACACCGACCAGCCGCATTCGCCCGCCTTCGTCGCGGTGCTGCTGGCCAGCCTGGCGCTGCATTTCCCCGCGCACGACGCGCTGTGCCTGGCGCGCGCCTGGGAGCCGGGCTCGGCCGACTGGCCGTCTGACTTTGCCCGCTTCCCGCATGTACGGCACGCCGCCCTGGTGGCACCCGAGCAGGCCGCGGCGCCGTTCGCGCCGTGCCCCGCGCTGGGCCTGTACGTGGTGGTGCCAAGCGCCGAATGGATCGAGCGCCTGGCGCCACTGAACGTACCGACGGTGCAGCTGCGCTTCAAGTCCGAAGACCCGGCCGCGGTGCGCGCCGAGATCGCACGCGCGGCGAAGGCCACGCAGGGCTCGTCTTCGCGCCTGTTCGTCAACGACCACTGGCAGGCCGCGATCGACTACCGCGCCGCCAACGGCGGCGATCAGAGCGGCATCTACGGCATCCACCTTGGCCAGGAAGACCTGGACGATGCCGACCTCGATGCGATCCGCGCTTCGGGCCTGCGCCTGGGTGTCTCCACCCATGGCTATGCCGAGATGCTGCGCGTGGCCGCGATCCGCCCCAGCTACCTGGCGCTGGGCGCGATCTTCCCGACCACCACCAAGGTGATGCCGACCCAGCCGCAGGGCATGGGCCGCTTCCGCGCCTACGTGAAGCTGATGCAGCCGGTGATCCCGTCGCTGGTGGGCATCGGCGGCGTCAACGCGGCCAATATGCGCGAGGTGCTGGCGGTGGGCGTCGGCAGTGCCGCCGTGGTGCGCGCGGTGACCGAGGCTGACGACGTGCCGGCCGCGGTGGCCCAACTGATCAGCCTGTTCCCGGCTGCCTGA